AGTTTCTGGACGGCTTCAACCTCTTCCTGCAAACCGCCCACCGCTGCCGCCACAACGGAGCGGTCGCCGTGATGAACTGTCTGCGCAACTTTGTCCTCTACTGCCTGCGCAACGAGTGGATCACGAAAAATCCGTTTCGCTACTATAAACTCAAAGAAGACGAGGTGCAGGCCAAGGAGCACCTCACGGCGCATGAACTGGAACTACTGAGCCGCAAGGCGCTCGACCACCGGCTGGCCCGCATCCGCGACGTCTTCGTCTTCTGCTGTCTGACGGGGCTGGCCTTCGCCGATGCCGACCACCTGCGGCGCGAGCACCTCTCGCAGGACGACGAAGGCCGCTGGTGGATTCACAAGCCCCGCGAGAAGACCTCCGTGATGAGCCGTATCCCGCTACTCCCGGCCACACTCGAAATCCTGCGCCGCTACGAGCACGACGAAGTATGCGTCGCACGCTCACGGGTGCTCCCTACGCCGAGTAACCAAAAGATGAACGCGTACCTGAAAGAGATAGCAGCCGTGTGCGGCATCAACAAAGTGCTGACCACCCACGTTGCCCGCCACACCTTCGCCTGCATGGCCGTCGAATACGGCATGCCGATTGACGTTCTAGCCAAGATTCTCGGCCACTCGAACACCAACACGACGCGCCACTACGCCAAGTTCTCCGAGACAGTCATCGGCCGCGAAATGGAGATGTTCGGACAAAAACTGACATCGGCCGCCGCGGAGTAACATTCCGGGTTTTAAGAGAGCAAGTTTATGTTTCGGGTGCCCCGAAACCCTTGCAGATTCATCCCGCTGGTCTCAAATGGATATAATGAAAAAGAATCCCAAAGGCGGACGTCCGCCCAAATCCGCAAGCGAAAAGCTCAAGGAGCGGCTGACCGTGAAGATGGCCGCAGCAGACTACTACGCCCTGCGCGGCAAGGCGCGGGCGGCAGGTCTCACCTGGGCCGAATACGCCCGGACGGCGCTCTCAAGGAGCGTCGTCCGCCAGCGCCTCACGGCAGAACAGATGACCCTGCTGCGGCAGCTCGCCGGTATGGCCAACAACCTCAATCAGCTCGCCCGAAAAGCCAACTCCGCCGGATATGTTCAGGCAGCGGCGGAGTGCACAGCTCTGATCGAAAAGATAGATACGCTAATAGATCAAATTAACGAATAACCATGATTGCCAAAATATCGAAAGGCGGTTCGTTCGGCGGAGCCGTCGATTACGTCCTTGACAAAGGAAAAGACGCCGAATTGCTCGCCGGACTGGGCGTCCGGATGAAAGACCGGGATTCCATCGTCCGCAGCTTCCGAATGCAGGCGGCACTGAATCCGCATCTTTCGAAGCCCGTCGGCCACATCGTCCTCGCCTTTTCGGCACAGGACGCCGCACGGCTCGACAACAGGCGGATGGTCGGAATCGCCGCGGAGTATCTCTCCGGCATGGGCATCCGAAACACGCAGTTCATCATCGCCCGCCACCGCGACCGGGAACATCCCCATCTGCATATCCTTTTCAACCGGGTGGACAACGACGGCCGTACCGTCTCCGACCGCAACGACCGCTACCGTTCGGAGCGACTCTGCAAGGAGCTGACCGTCCGGCATGGGCTCTACTTCGCATCGGGCAAAGAGAATGTCAAGGAGCACCGCCTGCGCGAACCGGACAAAACGAAATATGAAATTTTCCACGCGCTGCGCGACGCCGTACCCCGCTGCCGCGACTGGCCGGAGTTGACGGCAGCGCTGCGGCACGAAGGGATCGCTACCGAGTTCCGGATGCGCGGCGGCACATCCGACGTACAAGGCGTCGTCTTCGCCAGGAACGGCTACCCGTTCAACGGTTCGAAAATCGACCGGCAGTTCAGTTTCTCCAAAATCGACCATGCGCTGAGCCTGAACCGCCGACAAGCACTCTCCGCAAACGAACGTGGTTCTGTAAGCAATCCGGTCGCATCGTTCAGTCACCTGCTCGAAGATCTTCTGCAACCGGTCTACGATGCGGACGAAGAACGGCGCCTTCAGGAACGACTGCGCAAAAAGAGAAAACAACACCGACTTTAATCGACAATACCTATTATTTATGGACACGAACACGATTATCGAACTTTTCGAAGAACTGAGAAAACAACTCACCTCCCTCAGCCGCAGAATAGACGACCGCAACATATCCGCCCCAGCTCCAGTAACAACGGATGATAAAATCGCCCGACTGCTCGAAACGGCCCAATTCACCCGCACGAATGTCGAACGGGTACGCATGGAACTTGCAGACCGCATTACAACTATCGGAAAAGAGACTGAAAACCATACCGAGAAAATTATTGCGGCCGTCGCTCATCCTGCGCAACCCGCAGCCCAACGGCATATCCACGTCATCGACTTCAACACCTCGTGGGCACTACTCTATATGGCGATCTCTTTCATCGTGATTCTCTGCGGCGGCATCCATATTACTAAATTATACGACCGTATTGCCAACCTGCGTGATACGGAATTGAAATACCGTTACGTTCAAATGATGGGCGACATCGACGAGCAAAAATTGCGCAACCTGAACGCCCTCTTCTACGATTCCGAACGCCGCGCAGACCGTCGCTCGCTCCGGCAACAAGTTGAGCGTTACGAAACAGCCGTCCGGGAAGCAATCGAGAATCAACAACGTAGCGTTATCCGAAAGCAGGAAGCAGAAGATATCCGGCAAAAAGCAAAGCAGTTCCAAAAGGAATTAGACATTACAAAATAATCATACGCGCCTGTTATCTAATCAGAGTTAACAGGCGCGTATTACTTATCTTGCAAGATCATTATGCAACTCTTCTATACGACTCTTCCAACTTACCCATAGCTATCCCATTCAATTATTTTCGTTCCACTTCTTACACTGCTCCATAATCGTATTCAAAGCATCTTCCTGCCCTGCAGGCGGATAATCATACTTTTTCAACAACCGTTTGACAATACGCCGCATTCCGGCACGAGCACTCTCCTTCATATTCCAGTCGATCGTTTTGTTACGCCGGAGTGCATCCGTCAGCTCACGTGTAATAGCGATCAACTGATCGTTGGAATAGAAATCTTTTACAGCCTCAGGCTTGGTCAACGCATCATAAAAGGCAAGTTCTTCGCTGTTCAGATTAAGCGACTCGCCGGCCTTTTCGCCGAAAACGATCTCACGGGCTATTTTCAGTAATTCTTCGATAACCTCTTCGTTCGTCAGCATCCCTTTCAAATAGCGACTCATGGCATCGGACAGAATTTCCGAAAACTTCTCGGCTCGTACCGTATTCGTTCGCTGATATAGTTGTACCTGTTCTGCAATCAACCTACGCAATAATTCTACGGCGAAATTCCGTTCCTTCATCCGGGCAACCTCTTCAAGGAATTTCGGATCGAACAAAGAGAACTCCTCCTTAATATCGGAGAAAAGATTAATTACCCCTTCGCTCTTGATACTCTGCTTGAGCAATTCATTAATACGCCCGTTGATCTCACGGAACGAAATCTTACCCTTGCCCTCCACGCGCGTCAGTAATGTGCGCACCGCCTCAAAATAGGCAGCTTCGATACGCTGCTCGTAATTCAGCAAACTCTGACAAAGCGACAATGCCTGCCGCAGCAGCAGCGCCTCTTTGATATAGAGTTTTTTCGTTTCCATCCGCTCAGGGGACTGCATGAAATCGACACCTCCGCTGATGGCTTTCGCCCGCTCCAAATCAGACTTACCGAAGAAAGCGCCATAATTGAATCCATACATCAGATCACGGCAAACGTCCAGTTTCTTTTGAAACTCCGGATAGGCGGTTTTAGCCACATCCGTATCACCATAATTTTTGCGGTCACGGTATGTATAATCGTTCATCGCCGTCTTCAACGCCGAAGCGATACCCACATAATCCACAACCAAACCGCCTTGTTTATCCCCGAACACACGATTCACACGAGCAATAGCCTGCATTAGATTGTGTCCGGACATCGGTTTATAAACATACATCGTCGAAAGCGAAGGTACGTCGAAACCCGTAAGCCACATATCAACTACGATGACGATTTTCAACGAGCTGTCGTTGTCTTTGAACCTCTTCTCCAACTCTTTCTTGTGGGAATCATTTCCGATAATCGCCCGCCAGTCTTCCGGATCTTTATTACCGGAAGTCATCACAACAGCCAGCTTGTCACCCCATACCGGGCGCATTTCGAGAATCCGACGGTAAATCTTGATCGCTATCGGCCGCGAATAGGCTACTATCATCGCCTTACCCGTCTGCTCGTATTGCCGGAATTCCTCATAGTGTTTTACGATGTCCTCGCACAATGATGCCACCGTCGCGTCAGCTCCAAAGATCGAATCGAGCCGCCCCAATTCACGCTTGCTTTTCTCAATGACATACTCTTCCGCTTCCTCGGCCATCGCATCATACTCCGCATCAATACGTCGCAAGGTCTGCTCGTCGAGTTTCAGATTGATTACACGGCTCTCGTAAAATACCGGCCGTGTCGCACCGTCATCCACCGACTGCGTCATATCGTACACGTCGATGTAATCGCCGAATACTTCGCGTGTCGACCGATCTTTTTGCGCAATAGGCGTTCCGGTAAACCCGATATAGGTAGCATTCGGCAACGCATTACGCACCAGACGCGCCGCGCCGATTACAACTTTGGCCTGCATCACCCCGTCAGCATCCGTAACCATTCGGACCCTCTCCTCCAATCCATATTGACTGCGATGCGCCTCGTCGGCCATAACGACTATGTTTCGTCGTATCGAAAGCGGTTCTTCGCTCTCCTCGAATTTCTGCATCGTCGAGAAAAAGATACCGTTCGCTTCGCGTCCCGCCAATAATTCCCGAAGATGAGCCCGACTTTCGGCTTGCACGGGTGTCTGACGCAAAAAATCCCTGCAACAAGCGAACTGCCGGTACAACTGGCCGTCCAAATCGTTACGGTCTGTCAGCACGACAATCGTCGGCGACGACATCGCCTGCTGCAACTGCTTGGCGAAAAAGACCATCGACAATGACTTTCCGCTGCCCTGCGTATGCCAAAACACGCCACCCCGACCATCCGTCTCAGCTGCTTTGACCGTCGAAAGCACAGCCTTGCGTACGGCATAAAACTGATGATAGGCACTTAATATCTTAACGCGCTGTTTACCGTCTTTCGAGTAGCAAATAAAATTCCGCAACAATTCAACAAACCGCGTTTTTTCGAACATTCCCGCGAAAAGCACATCGAAATTCGCGCTATGGGTATCCTCATAACTCCCATCCACCGTCTTCCACTGCATAAAACGGTCTTCACCCGCCGTGATCGTCCCCGCCTTAGTCATCCCCTGATCGCTCATCACACAAAAAGCGTTATAGATAAAGAGTGACGGAATCTCCTGCATATAGTTACGCAATTGTGCATAAGCTTCCGACACGTCCGTATTCTCACGCGAGGGCGATTTGAGCTCGACCACCACCAGCGGCAATCCATTGACAAATACGATCATATCCGCACGCCTTACCGAGTGCCCATCGACCGTCCATTGATTAGCGATTGTAAACCGATTATGTAATGGTGAATCATAATCGACAAGCCGGACATTTGCAGAGCATTGCTCGCGGCCATCGAAATAATTGACAGCTACGCCATTTTGCAAGTAATCCGTGAACAATTCATTCTTCTGTACCAACGTTCCACCCTCATAAGTTCGAATCTTCACCATGGCTTCGTCAATAGCGGCCTGTGGCAGACCACGATTGATCTGCGGCAACACAGCCTCCAGCGCCTCCACGTAAAGCGGTTCTGCATAGTCGCGTATCACATTGGGGCCGTACACATAATCGTAACCTAATTGCTCTCGAAACAACTCGAGAATGGCGTTTTCAAAATCATCTTCGGTGAAGTGCATATAATTGTTATTTTTTCACATACAAGTTAACAAGCTGTGATACCATATTACGCGCAGATTGCGTTGCGACATCAGAACTAATAGATTGTAAAGACAGGCTTCGTTTGATTTTACGTCTCAAATCACTAATGGTCGCTTCCTTATTGGCCCAATCTATATATTCGGTTTGCCGTGTAATAATTCGAAGAACATTCTGTTTTATAGCATCATCTGAAATATATTGTGATACGATATCATAAATAGCCTTATCAACTAACTCTTCTTTCACTACGGATTCAGCTATCTCAACTCTTTCCTTAGATTCTTCAGCTTTTATTGCATCAAAATCTATCTTTTCAAAAGATGAAGCGCTTCTGACATTAGATTTACACATACTATATTTGATATATGCCATCTGATGCTCCAACTCCGGAAATAAAGCCCCTTGGTTTATATTGTAGAAATTCAATTCTTCTAAAAGGCTTTCCTTACTTCCGGCCGGTATGATTATCCTTTCGCTCGCAAACTGGCTATTTAAAGAACAACTGCTCTTTTCGATCCGACTGACGCCGTAATCAGATTTATTGAGTTGAATATTAATGCTACCCGAAAGCAAAAAGGCTCCGCTCTGCCGAATCAAACGTTCATTGTTGAATGTCGATATAACAAAGTAGGCATTTTGCATCACCTTTGCCAGTTCCTCAAAATCCTCGGCTTGTTTTATTTGACTGCGTAATCCTAATTTCTCGACCAATTGATGCAATACAATATCTCCGTTGAAATCCATTTCCGCAATTCGAGCCAACAGATCAATATCATCTGAATTATGCTTATGTCCATAAGCCCGTCTATAATAAACAGCCCCATCGACATCATATTCATTATCAAATGGATGATCGGAATCGACATCAATAGTATCAGATTCTTTATAATTCTTGTCGTAGTTTTCTTTATCTTCACATTTTGCACACGCAAAATACAACGCGACTAAAGGGTTTAGCGTTACATCCAACATTCTGGTTGGCAGTCCATAATGTTGTAATTTTGTCAGTCGTTCAAATGCGCTTCGGCCACCAAATTCAAAAGGAGCACGAGCACAAGCTTCGGATATAATATCGGATTCAATCGTCAGGTTATTCTCTCTAAATAAACATGGGCGCACATCCCAATTTTTATTGGATTGGCCCCTGAAAAAGAATCGCTCATTGCTACCTTCATTGGCAGCTTGCAACTGAGAAATATATGCAACATATTCCGACAATGTATTGACGATTACATTGCCGTTTGAATCAATATTAAGATCTAATTCCATTAGAAATCCCAGTTTAATACAAATATAACAAAAATAGAAATTACAATAGTAACTTTGATAAATGATAATTTAGAGGAGCAGGCCAAAGCGTTGTTTAAGTCGTGGTTTGTGGATTTCGATCGAAACGAATGGGTTCACTGTGAATTAGGAGATATCACACTTATTACTGCTGGAGGTGATAGGCCTTCAAAATATACTAATAAAAAGACTATTGAGTGTCATGTTCCTATATATTCTAATGGAATAGATAATGAAGGATTATATGGTTATACAAATGTTGCAAAAATTCACGAGGAAAGTATAACTATTTCTGCAAGAGGAACTATAGGTTATGTCTGTTTGAGATTAGAACCATATGTTCCTATTGTCCGGCTAATTTCAATAATCCCTAATAAAAAAGAGTTGTCTGCAAAATATTTATACTTGTGGGCATTAACTCAGAATATTACAGGAACGGGGACGACTCAGCAACAATTGACTGTTCCGATTTTCAGAAAAACTCCAATATCAATACCCTCTGACACTAAATTGAAGCAATTTAACTCTATTGCTGATCCTTTATTTAGTCAAATTGAATCTAATAAAAAAGAAAACATAAAATTATCCACTCTCCGCGATACCCTTCTACCCAAACTCATGTCCGGTGAGATCTCCGTTGAGGAGGTTTCCCTCGATTAGCTTGCTAAATTATCATTTATCGGTTATCTTTGTGTGTATTTCAATGGACTGCGTAACTTTATCAATTTCAATAATACAAACGCAGCCATGAAAGAAAAACTAATTGACGAAATTAAAACCGCGATGCGTACCGTCATTACGGCAGATCAAATGAGCATCTTATGCAACGTGCTGAATCGCACATTGCAAAATATTGACATCGCAGAAAAGCTTCCGGATAGCGAAGCACGAATCAAGGCTAATTCTCAACTGCAAACGCTATTTATATCAGCCAAGCGCGTCGAGGGATGCTCCGAGAAAACACTGAAATATTATGCTTCGACTATCGAATATATGTTACGGCAGATCGACAAGAATATCATCGATATAACAACGACCGATCTACGATGTTATCTTGCATCATACCAATCGAATAACCAATCATCAAAAGTTACCATAGACAATATCCGCAGAATTTTCTCAAGCTTTTTCGCATGGCTCGAAGACGAAGATTATATCCTTAAAAGCCCGGTGAGACGCATCCATAAAGTTAAAACAGGCTCCTTAATTAAAGAGGTGCTATCTGATGAAAATCTCGAAATTTTGCGTGACAACTGCACCCATATACGAGATCTGGCAATCGTAGATATGCTATCGTCTACCGGCATCCGCGTCGGCGAACTGGTAAAAATTAATCGAGAGGATATAGACTTTCACGAACGCGAGTGCATCGTTTTCGGTAAAGGCAACAAAGAACGGGAAGTCTATTTCAACGCCCGCACAAAAATTCATCTGAAACAATACCTCGAAAGCCGGACAGATGACAATCCGGCACTCTTCGTATCCATCGCTAAGCCGCATAATCGGCTTAAAATTAGCGGAGTGGAGTTACGGCTCCGCCAGCTCGGCCGCAAAGTTTCGATTCACAAAGTTCATCCGCATAAATTCCGCCGAACACTTGCTACAATGGCCATTGATAAAGGAATGCCGATCGAACAGGTGCAGAAGCTATTGGGACACGTCAAGATCGACACCACAATGCACTATGCAATGGTTAATCAAAGCAATGTCAAAATCTCACATCGGAAATATATAAATTAGATATGAACGAGTGGAAAATATATAAACTTTCAGAAATTGGGACAATTATAGGTGGAGCAACTCCATCAACCTCAAATCCCCATTATTATGGTGGACAAATTCCATGGATAACCCCTAAAGATTTATCTACTCTCAACGGTAGATTTATTGAAAAAGGAGAGCGAAATATCACTGAAAAGGGACTGAGTAGCTGTTCTGCGCAATTACTCCCACAAGGTTCTATTCTTTTCACCTCTCGTGCACCGATTGGATATGTTGCAATAGCCAAGAATCCTATTACAACGAACCAAGGATTTAAAAGCATAGTCCCCAACGAAAAAGTTAACAATATATTTTTGTATTATCTGATGGTATACAACAAGAGTAATATTGAAGCAATGGGCAGTGGGACAACTTTTAAGGAAGTATCCGGTTCTACAATGAAAAAAGTTGAGATTAGAATACCTAATATTGATGTGCAAAAAAGAATAGCCTCTATCCTTGCATCATTAGATGATAAAATAGAACTCAATCGACGCATAAATGATAATTTAGAGGAGCAAGCCAAAGCGCTGTTTAAGTCGTGGTTTGTGGATAATCAAGATAATGATTGGAAAAAAATTAGATTGGAAGAAATCCTTGAGATTGGCAAAACTTCTATAATCCCGGCACAAAGTCCTGACACAATCTTTGAACATTATAGTTTGCCTGCTTTTGATAATGGAACAAGGGCAGCTTATGAAAAAGGTTGCGCAATAAAAAGCTCAAAATTTTATATTCAAAAAAATATGTTTTTGTTCTCTAAATTAAATCCGAGAATTAAACGTATTTGGTTCCCTAATATTCAGACAGAAAAAGCTATATGCTCAACTGAATTTATACCATATAAACCTAAAGATGCTTCATTGTTAGGATTTTGCTATTCGATTGTAAATTCAGAAGCATTTTATGAATATGTACTCTCTTTGACCAATGGTTCTACTGGTAGCCATCAACGATTCCATCCAACAGCTACTTTGGACTATTCATTAAAGATTCCAGATAAAGATATTATAAAAAAGTTTGAAAGCATAGTTAGACCATT
This Alistipes shahii WAL 8301 DNA region includes the following protein-coding sequences:
- a CDS encoding MobC family plasmid mobilization relaxosome protein produces the protein MKKNPKGGRPPKSASEKLKERLTVKMAAADYYALRGKARAAGLTWAEYARTALSRSVVRQRLTAEQMTLLRQLAGMANNLNQLARKANSAGYVQAAAECTALIEKIDTLIDQINE
- a CDS encoding relaxase/mobilization nuclease domain-containing protein encodes the protein MIAKISKGGSFGGAVDYVLDKGKDAELLAGLGVRMKDRDSIVRSFRMQAALNPHLSKPVGHIVLAFSAQDAARLDNRRMVGIAAEYLSGMGIRNTQFIIARHRDREHPHLHILFNRVDNDGRTVSDRNDRYRSERLCKELTVRHGLYFASGKENVKEHRLREPDKTKYEIFHALRDAVPRCRDWPELTAALRHEGIATEFRMRGGTSDVQGVVFARNGYPFNGSKIDRQFSFSKIDHALSLNRRQALSANERGSVSNPVASFSHLLEDLLQPVYDADEERRLQERLRKKRKQHRL
- a CDS encoding type I restriction endonuclease subunit R, translating into MHFTEDDFENAILELFREQLGYDYVYGPNVIRDYAEPLYVEALEAVLPQINRGLPQAAIDEAMVKIRTYEGGTLVQKNELFTDYLQNGVAVNYFDGREQCSANVRLVDYDSPLHNRFTIANQWTVDGHSVRRADMIVFVNGLPLVVVELKSPSRENTDVSEAYAQLRNYMQEIPSLFIYNAFCVMSDQGMTKAGTITAGEDRFMQWKTVDGSYEDTHSANFDVLFAGMFEKTRFVELLRNFICYSKDGKQRVKILSAYHQFYAVRKAVLSTVKAAETDGRGGVFWHTQGSGKSLSMVFFAKQLQQAMSSPTIVVLTDRNDLDGQLYRQFACCRDFLRQTPVQAESRAHLRELLAGREANGIFFSTMQKFEESEEPLSIRRNIVVMADEAHRSQYGLEERVRMVTDADGVMQAKVVIGAARLVRNALPNATYIGFTGTPIAQKDRSTREVFGDYIDVYDMTQSVDDGATRPVFYESRVINLKLDEQTLRRIDAEYDAMAEEAEEYVIEKSKRELGRLDSIFGADATVASLCEDIVKHYEEFRQYEQTGKAMIVAYSRPIAIKIYRRILEMRPVWGDKLAVVMTSGNKDPEDWRAIIGNDSHKKELEKRFKDNDSSLKIVIVVDMWLTGFDVPSLSTMYVYKPMSGHNLMQAIARVNRVFGDKQGGLVVDYVGIASALKTAMNDYTYRDRKNYGDTDVAKTAYPEFQKKLDVCRDLMYGFNYGAFFGKSDLERAKAISGGVDFMQSPERMETKKLYIKEALLLRQALSLCQSLLNYEQRIEAAYFEAVRTLLTRVEGKGKISFREINGRINELLKQSIKSEGVINLFSDIKEEFSLFDPKFLEEVARMKERNFAVELLRRLIAEQVQLYQRTNTVRAEKFSEILSDAMSRYLKGMLTNEEVIEELLKIAREIVFGEKAGESLNLNSEELAFYDALTKPEAVKDFYSNDQLIAITRELTDALRRNKTIDWNMKESARAGMRRIVKRLLKKYDYPPAGQEDALNTIMEQCKKWNENN
- a CDS encoding FRG domain-containing protein is translated as MELDLNIDSNGNVIVNTLSEYVAYISQLQAANEGSNERFFFRGQSNKNWDVRPCLFRENNLTIESDIISEACARAPFEFGGRSAFERLTKLQHYGLPTRMLDVTLNPLVALYFACAKCEDKENYDKNYKESDTIDVDSDHPFDNEYDVDGAVYYRRAYGHKHNSDDIDLLARIAEMDFNGDIVLHQLVEKLGLRSQIKQAEDFEELAKVMQNAYFVISTFNNERLIRQSGAFLLSGSINIQLNKSDYGVSRIEKSSCSLNSQFASERIIIPAGSKESLLEELNFYNINQGALFPELEHQMAYIKYSMCKSNVRSASSFEKIDFDAIKAEESKERVEIAESVVKEELVDKAIYDIVSQYISDDAIKQNVLRIITRQTEYIDWANKEATISDLRRKIKRSLSLQSISSDVATQSARNMVSQLVNLYVKK
- a CDS encoding restriction endonuclease subunit S, with the protein product MINDNLEEQAKALFKSWFVDFDRNEWVHCELGDITLITAGGDRPSKYTNKKTIECHVPIYSNGIDNEGLYGYTNVAKIHEESITISARGTIGYVCLRLEPYVPIVRLISIIPNKKELSAKYLYLWALTQNITGTGTTQQQLTVPIFRKTPISIPSDTKLKQFNSIADPLFSQIESNKKENIKLSTLRDTLLPKLMSGEISVEEVSLD
- the xerA gene encoding site-specific tyrosine recombinase/integron integrase, producing MKEKLIDEIKTAMRTVITADQMSILCNVLNRTLQNIDIAEKLPDSEARIKANSQLQTLFISAKRVEGCSEKTLKYYASTIEYMLRQIDKNIIDITTTDLRCYLASYQSNNQSSKVTIDNIRRIFSSFFAWLEDEDYILKSPVRRIHKVKTGSLIKEVLSDENLEILRDNCTHIRDLAIVDMLSSTGIRVGELVKINREDIDFHERECIVFGKGNKEREVYFNARTKIHLKQYLESRTDDNPALFVSIAKPHNRLKISGVELRLRQLGRKVSIHKVHPHKFRRTLATMAIDKGMPIEQVQKLLGHVKIDTTMHYAMVNQSNVKISHRKYIN
- a CDS encoding restriction endonuclease subunit S; amino-acid sequence: MNEWKIYKLSEIGTIIGGATPSTSNPHYYGGQIPWITPKDLSTLNGRFIEKGERNITEKGLSSCSAQLLPQGSILFTSRAPIGYVAIAKNPITTNQGFKSIVPNEKVNNIFLYYLMVYNKSNIEAMGSGTTFKEVSGSTMKKVEIRIPNIDVQKRIASILASLDDKIELNRRINDNLEEQAKALFKSWFVDNQDNDWKKIRLEEILEIGKTSIIPAQSPDTIFEHYSLPAFDNGTRAAYEKGCAIKSSKFYIQKNMFLFSKLNPRIKRIWFPNIQTEKAICSTEFIPYKPKDASLLGFCYSIVNSEAFYEYVLSLTNGSTGSHQRFHPTATLDYSLKIPDKDIIKKFESIVRPLYELIAKNRTENEKLASLRDTLLPKLMSGELSVEEVSLD